In methanogenic archaeon ISO4-H5, the following are encoded in one genomic region:
- a CDS encoding TPR repeat-containing protein: MSLITVTCPECGERIQLNDEKEFGFCMNCGHRIEVASVKPPAKKETPKEPEIPEELKETYEKAKAGDVNAQYELGTCYMTGKIVHQDFEQALVWLNKAADQGEPFAMYNIGILYSCGHGVKQNCSKAQLWFAKANEHGLIDRINEAKAKQKSQ; encoded by the coding sequence ATGTCGCTGATCACCGTAACCTGCCCCGAATGCGGCGAGAGAATCCAGCTAAACGATGAAAAGGAATTCGGATTCTGCATGAACTGCGGCCACAGAATCGAAGTAGCCTCCGTGAAACCTCCTGCAAAGAAGGAGACCCCCAAAGAACCGGAAATCCCCGAGGAACTCAAAGAGACCTATGAGAAGGCCAAAGCCGGCGACGTCAACGCCCAATACGAGCTCGGTACCTGCTACATGACAGGCAAGATCGTACACCAGGATTTCGAACAGGCACTCGTTTGGCTCAACAAAGCCGCCGACCAGGGAGAACCCTTCGCTATGTACAATATCGGAATCCTGTACTCCTGCGGTCACGGGGTCAAACAGAACTGCTCCAAGGCTCAGCTCTGGTTCGCCAAGGCCAACGAGCACGGACTCATCGACAGGATTAATGAGGCCAAAGCAAAGCAAAAATCCCAGTAA
- a CDS encoding glycyl-tRNA synthetase GlyS, with protein MSDDKTMDTLMALFKRRGFIWPSYDIYGGVAGMYDYGPLGFSLRNNIVDVWRSLYKGREGFVEIDSEYVGPREVFKASGHLDKFADKITYCTKCGAPFRADHLVKEYYDNPDTMTEKELEEAFEKHNVKCLTCGGKLGPVEDFNLMFRTNIGPGTSRVGYLRPETAQGIFMNFQNLYRYNREKLPLGVMQTGRSYRNEIAPRQGMIRMREFNQMEVELFIDPEDKTWPRFPEMADEVLTLLPNTGSETVTMTVREAVEKKVIANEALAYFVGTTKQLLVRCGVDPARLRFRQHMPDEMAHYANDCWDAEALLSIGWTEITGVADRGAWDLTRHGQFSGTDLSHFVKYDEPREVEMDKVKANYKVIGPTFKGKAKAVTDAIEAKTPADIVDGKLTITVDGEEMVLDSDKFNVVRVKEKISGERIIPNVIEPSCGLDRIFYTVLEHAYSYDEKEDYTVLRLTPEVAPIKVGVFPLMAKDGLDTVARELCEAVHTHRAEAYYDDAGQIGRRYARMDEAGTPWCITVDYDTLDGDKKGTVTIRDRDTTEQKRIRMDDAPAIIDDLITGKRKFSDL; from the coding sequence GTGAGCGACGACAAAACGATGGATACCCTGATGGCCCTGTTCAAGCGCAGGGGATTCATCTGGCCCTCCTACGATATCTACGGCGGAGTCGCCGGTATGTATGATTACGGGCCCCTCGGATTCAGCCTGAGGAACAACATCGTCGACGTCTGGAGGTCCCTCTACAAGGGAAGGGAGGGATTCGTCGAGATCGATTCCGAGTACGTCGGGCCCAGGGAGGTCTTCAAGGCCTCCGGACACCTTGACAAGTTCGCCGACAAGATCACCTACTGTACCAAGTGCGGTGCCCCTTTCAGGGCCGACCACCTGGTCAAGGAGTACTACGACAACCCCGACACCATGACCGAGAAGGAGCTGGAGGAGGCCTTCGAGAAACATAACGTAAAGTGCCTCACCTGCGGCGGAAAACTCGGTCCCGTCGAGGATTTCAACCTCATGTTCAGGACCAACATCGGTCCCGGTACCTCCCGTGTCGGATACCTCAGGCCCGAGACCGCCCAGGGTATCTTCATGAACTTCCAGAATCTCTACAGGTACAACAGGGAGAAGCTCCCCCTGGGAGTCATGCAGACCGGCAGGAGCTACAGGAACGAGATCGCCCCCAGGCAGGGTATGATACGTATGAGGGAGTTCAACCAGATGGAGGTCGAACTCTTCATAGACCCAGAGGACAAGACCTGGCCCAGGTTCCCCGAAATGGCGGACGAGGTTCTCACCCTTCTCCCCAACACCGGTTCCGAGACCGTCACCATGACCGTCCGCGAGGCCGTCGAGAAGAAGGTCATCGCCAACGAGGCACTTGCCTATTTCGTGGGCACCACCAAGCAGCTCCTGGTAAGGTGCGGTGTAGACCCAGCAAGGCTCAGGTTCAGGCAGCACATGCCCGACGAGATGGCCCACTACGCCAACGACTGCTGGGACGCCGAGGCACTCCTCTCCATCGGATGGACCGAGATCACCGGTGTCGCGGACCGCGGTGCCTGGGACCTTACCAGGCACGGACAGTTCTCCGGTACCGACCTCTCCCACTTCGTCAAGTACGACGAGCCCCGCGAGGTCGAGATGGACAAGGTCAAAGCCAACTACAAGGTTATCGGCCCCACCTTCAAGGGCAAGGCCAAAGCGGTCACCGATGCCATCGAAGCCAAGACCCCTGCCGACATCGTTGACGGAAAGCTCACCATCACCGTCGACGGCGAGGAGATGGTCCTCGATTCCGACAAGTTCAACGTCGTGAGGGTCAAGGAGAAAATCTCCGGAGAGAGGATCATCCCCAACGTCATCGAGCCCTCCTGCGGTCTCGATAGGATCTTCTACACCGTGCTGGAACATGCGTATTCCTACGACGAGAAGGAGGACTACACCGTCCTCAGGCTGACCCCTGAGGTCGCCCCCATTAAGGTCGGAGTGTTCCCCCTGATGGCCAAGGACGGACTCGACACCGTCGCCAGAGAACTCTGCGAGGCAGTCCACACCCACCGCGCCGAAGCCTACTACGACGACGCCGGACAGATCGGAAGGAGGTACGCCCGTATGGACGAGGCCGGAACCCCCTGGTGCATCACCGTCGACTACGACACCCTTGACGGGGACAAGAAGGGAACCGTCACCATCAGGGACAGGGACACCACCGAGCAGAAGAGGATCAGGATGGATGACGCACCCGCCATCATCGACGACCTCATCACCGGCAAGAGGAAGTTCTCCGACCTCTGA
- a CDS encoding universal stress protein UspA codes for MSYQKILIPVDGSVFSDEALAKGCEFAKDAGSAVTILFVKDRAAYLQMAVNTDPDDVDSILAEESDRVLSKASETAESLGVSCETVSVEGNPGRTIAELAENYDLVVMGTAGRTGIRKMLMGSVTQYVIANTECPVMAVKIKE; via the coding sequence ATGAGTTACCAGAAAATCCTGATCCCCGTGGACGGCAGTGTATTCTCGGATGAGGCCCTTGCAAAGGGCTGCGAGTTCGCCAAGGACGCGGGTTCGGCCGTCACCATACTTTTCGTGAAGGACCGTGCAGCATATCTCCAGATGGCAGTGAACACTGACCCTGACGATGTGGACAGCATCCTCGCCGAGGAATCGGACAGGGTTCTTTCCAAGGCATCCGAGACCGCGGAATCCCTCGGAGTATCCTGCGAGACGGTCTCCGTAGAGGGCAATCCCGGCAGGACCATTGCGGAACTGGCGGAGAATTACGACCTGGTGGTCATGGGTACCGCCGGCAGGACCGGTATCAGGAAGATGCTCATGGGCAGCGTAACCCAATATGTGATAGCGAACACGGAATGCCCCGTCATGGCAGTCAAAATCAAGGAGTGA
- a CDS encoding IMP dehydrogenase: MTESISISVIEKMAINDLEDLEKLTILKAQMDSFSIKDLCAGQFPTVGEDDTVSDVLGAMRKSGFQEIPVVSGGNYVGMVKYSTLLRKKSAIPSTKVKAVMTNLPTLTCISGVTEIAEIMVKENCRQLAVLDGKKIVDVVTRNKIVGIASRMKALKDYKVWEIMTSPVVTAKETEMLSEAIETMIDLDIRTLPIIDRLGNLSGVLGMKEVIENSWKAGERSVSTLNKNPSNQIPVSTIAVTNVLTVDWEDSIAQVAAIMADKNISTLPVMDGDEIVGVVTEFDIVELIANCVEREGLFVQISGLSEEDRVYADAMYSDIQNEMSKITKIVKPESLNIHVARYNETGDRKKYSLIGKLFYNGRVLNAKQIGWDLIQANKDLLKKFEEAIKSDKDRISSTRRRK, encoded by the coding sequence ATGACTGAGTCGATATCAATCTCGGTGATTGAAAAAATGGCTATCAATGATCTTGAAGACCTTGAAAAGCTCACCATTCTGAAGGCACAGATGGATTCTTTCTCCATCAAAGACCTCTGCGCCGGACAGTTCCCAACTGTTGGCGAGGATGACACCGTTTCCGATGTCCTCGGCGCCATGCGCAAGTCCGGGTTTCAGGAGATCCCTGTCGTATCCGGAGGGAACTATGTCGGAATGGTGAAGTACTCTACTCTGCTCAGGAAGAAGAGTGCTATCCCCTCCACCAAGGTTAAGGCGGTCATGACCAACCTCCCCACTCTGACATGCATCAGCGGTGTTACCGAGATCGCAGAGATAATGGTGAAGGAGAACTGCAGGCAGCTCGCAGTGCTCGACGGCAAGAAAATCGTCGACGTGGTCACCAGGAACAAGATCGTAGGAATCGCTTCCAGGATGAAGGCCCTTAAGGATTACAAGGTGTGGGAGATCATGACCTCGCCGGTCGTCACCGCCAAGGAGACAGAGATGCTCTCCGAAGCCATCGAGACCATGATCGACCTTGACATCAGGACCTTACCCATCATCGACAGGCTGGGCAATCTCAGCGGAGTGCTGGGAATGAAGGAGGTCATCGAGAACAGCTGGAAGGCCGGAGAGAGGTCCGTAAGCACCCTCAACAAGAACCCCAGCAACCAGATTCCGGTATCCACCATCGCGGTCACCAACGTGCTGACCGTGGACTGGGAGGACTCCATCGCCCAGGTGGCCGCCATCATGGCGGACAAGAACATCTCCACCCTGCCTGTCATGGACGGCGACGAGATCGTCGGTGTCGTGACCGAGTTCGACATAGTGGAACTCATCGCCAACTGCGTCGAGAGGGAGGGACTGTTCGTGCAGATCAGTGGACTCTCGGAAGAGGACCGCGTCTATGCCGATGCGATGTACTCCGATATCCAGAACGAGATGTCGAAGATAACCAAGATCGTCAAGCCTGAGTCCCTCAACATCCATGTCGCCAGGTACAACGAGACCGGAGACAGGAAGAAGTACAGTCTCATCGGGAAGCTGTTCTACAACGGAAGGGTGCTCAACGCCAAGCAGATTGGCTGGGATCTCATCCAGGCCAATAAGGATCTGCTGAAGAAGTTCGAGGAGGCAATCAAGTCCGACAAGGACAGGATAAGCTCGACGAGAAGAAGAAAGTGA
- a CDS encoding CBS domain-containing protein — MKTVADVMTPAPIVAQVPGSRNEVINMMVRNKLTGLPVVRASDGKLMGIVSRRDIFKKFEETQLSLIMKKHIITISPYAPLPEAARIFAEKRIHRIPVVDENKLVGIITPTDILKEIRNMKTAMTAEDVINTTCVTAYEEDPISYAVAAMRVSDVAALCILNAKGDLSGILTDRDMFNDQVSDEEAAAKLGVSDTKLIGLRNVLPLFYTATSDYFDNNKQIKDYMVPKPLTVFRKTALNEVARLMISNDFGQIPVRGTKDELIGMIYDVDVLRAVTGVLE, encoded by the coding sequence ATGAAGACAGTAGCAGACGTAATGACCCCCGCGCCTATCGTAGCACAGGTTCCCGGAAGCCGTAACGAAGTGATCAACATGATGGTGAGGAACAAGCTCACCGGACTTCCCGTCGTCCGTGCATCCGACGGAAAGCTCATGGGAATCGTCTCCAGGAGGGACATCTTCAAGAAGTTCGAAGAGACCCAGCTGTCCCTCATCATGAAGAAGCACATCATCACCATCTCCCCCTACGCACCTCTTCCCGAGGCTGCTAGGATCTTCGCCGAGAAGAGGATCCACAGGATCCCCGTGGTCGACGAGAACAAGCTGGTGGGAATCATCACCCCTACCGACATCCTGAAGGAGATCAGGAACATGAAGACCGCCATGACCGCGGAGGACGTCATCAACACCACCTGCGTCACCGCCTACGAGGAGGACCCCATCTCCTACGCTGTCGCGGCCATGAGGGTCAGCGACGTGGCTGCTCTCTGCATCCTCAACGCCAAGGGGGATCTCTCCGGAATTCTCACCGACCGTGACATGTTCAACGATCAGGTCTCCGACGAGGAGGCCGCTGCCAAGCTCGGAGTCTCCGACACCAAGCTCATCGGTCTCAGGAACGTCCTGCCCCTGTTCTACACCGCCACCAGCGACTACTTCGACAACAACAAGCAGATTAAGGACTACATGGTCCCCAAGCCCCTCACTGTCTTCAGGAAGACCGCCCTCAACGAGGTCGCCCGCCTCATGATTAGCAACGACTTCGGACAGATCCCCGTCCGCGGCACCAAGGACGAGCTCATCGGCATGATCTACGACGTGGACGTGCTCCGCGCCGTCACCGGGGTGCTCGAGTGA
- a CDS encoding YbaK/EbsC family protein: protein MSDIVSMEKTNPMRILDRAGIGYTVHDYSASGKIAAMDVAEEMGENPEEVFKTLVTQGKSDRYYVFVLPATCELDLKKAAASVGEKSVAMIPQKELQPLTGYVHGGCSPLGMRRSLKTVIHKTAADCNRFYVSGGKVGLQLELDFKELEKVLDYVLADIAR, encoded by the coding sequence TTGTCGGATATCGTCAGCATGGAGAAGACCAACCCTATGAGGATCCTCGACCGCGCCGGGATCGGCTACACGGTCCACGACTACAGCGCATCCGGCAAGATTGCCGCCATGGATGTGGCGGAGGAGATGGGGGAGAACCCGGAGGAGGTCTTCAAGACCCTGGTCACCCAGGGGAAGTCCGACAGGTATTACGTCTTCGTTCTTCCGGCGACCTGCGAGCTCGATCTGAAGAAGGCAGCCGCCAGCGTGGGAGAGAAATCCGTTGCCATGATTCCGCAGAAGGAACTGCAGCCCCTGACGGGCTACGTGCACGGAGGATGTTCGCCTCTGGGTATGCGGAGATCCCTGAAGACTGTCATTCACAAAACTGCCGCCGACTGCAACAGATTCTACGTCAGCGGCGGGAAGGTTGGGCTCCAGCTGGAACTCGATTTCAAAGAATTGGAAAAGGTTTTGGACTATGTCCTGGCGGACATAGCGAGGTGA
- a CDS encoding valyl-tRNA synthetase ValS gives MAYDCAEIEKRWEDMWKKEAVYRFDPKSDKPVFSIDNPPRYTSGPLHLGHATGYSLIDFAARYHRMKGCNVFFPLCFDVNGTPIEVKVEKKHGINKLNTPRKKYRELCEEYANGFIEKMTHDFEILGESMDPSIYYQTDAPYYRSITQLSFVKLFNRGLVYKASYPINWCPGCMTALADAEVEYKDNVNKLNYLKFQIAGTDDYMMIATTRPELLCTCKVVAVHPDDKEKAHLVGKELITPIYGRHVKVIADPKVELGYGTGNVMICTIGDKADLEWIMKYHLELEKGIDEAGCMTELAGKYAGMKVADARAAIIEDLKAMGVLDHQEDNPQQVSICWRCHSPIEFLQVPQWFLKTTSFKDAILKRASEINWYPEFMKVRLEDWTNSLGWDWVLSRQRIFATPVPIWECKKCGHAVCATEEQARNYVDPTEDKAPVDKCPECGCTEFIGCTDVFDTWMDSSGSSLYNTFWERDPELHKKLFPMSMRPQSHDIIRTWAFYSILRAEQIEECIPWKDIMIHGFIMAPDGTPMHSSIGNVIDPIPILEKYGADALRYFAANCSLGIDHAFREKDVVRGKKIAIKVYNLGQFVSRYFEKLTAAPARPSDLRTADRWIIGKLAETIKNTGDCLDVYQFDKAMKYVEEFIWHVFADDYVEMVKKRSDDAVVYTLYTVFLNAIKLLAPFMPHITEEVYQSHYAKFDGCKSVHLTSWPVAEEIDAEAVKAGDTAAEFIAQVRAWKAERKINLAAEISRLEIIGGNSAMYRMSAEDIQQGVNAKEFEIAEKADLVEKVAEVKPVYGKLGPAFKDKAKSIVAALKAAAPEDIAAQIATGKVVLQADGESVELGPEFFEVKKILSLNGREVSTIQCGDALLVIEQ, from the coding sequence ATGGCATACGACTGCGCAGAAATAGAGAAACGCTGGGAGGACATGTGGAAGAAGGAGGCAGTCTACCGCTTCGACCCCAAGTCCGACAAGCCCGTCTTCAGCATCGACAACCCCCCTAGGTACACCTCCGGTCCCCTCCATCTCGGACACGCCACCGGATATTCCCTCATCGATTTCGCCGCCAGGTATCACAGGATGAAGGGATGCAACGTGTTCTTCCCCCTGTGTTTCGATGTGAACGGAACCCCCATCGAGGTCAAGGTGGAGAAGAAGCACGGCATCAACAAGCTCAACACCCCCAGGAAGAAGTACAGGGAGCTGTGCGAGGAGTATGCCAACGGTTTCATCGAGAAGATGACCCATGACTTCGAGATCCTCGGAGAGTCCATGGATCCTTCCATCTACTACCAGACCGACGCCCCTTACTACAGGAGCATCACCCAGCTTTCCTTCGTCAAGCTGTTCAACCGCGGACTCGTCTATAAGGCAAGCTACCCCATCAACTGGTGTCCCGGATGTATGACCGCCCTCGCCGATGCCGAGGTCGAGTACAAAGACAACGTCAACAAGCTCAACTACCTCAAGTTCCAGATCGCCGGCACCGACGATTACATGATGATCGCCACCACCAGGCCCGAGCTGCTCTGCACCTGTAAAGTCGTCGCTGTCCACCCCGACGACAAGGAGAAGGCCCACCTGGTCGGCAAGGAACTCATCACTCCCATCTACGGAAGGCACGTCAAGGTCATCGCCGACCCCAAGGTCGAACTCGGATACGGTACCGGAAACGTCATGATCTGTACCATCGGAGACAAGGCAGACCTCGAGTGGATCATGAAGTACCACCTCGAGCTCGAGAAGGGAATCGACGAGGCCGGCTGCATGACCGAGCTCGCCGGCAAATACGCAGGCATGAAGGTCGCGGATGCGCGCGCGGCCATCATCGAGGACCTGAAAGCCATGGGTGTCCTCGACCATCAGGAAGACAACCCCCAGCAGGTCTCCATCTGCTGGAGGTGCCACTCCCCCATCGAGTTCCTGCAGGTCCCCCAGTGGTTCCTTAAGACCACTTCATTCAAGGACGCCATCCTCAAGAGGGCATCCGAGATCAACTGGTATCCCGAGTTCATGAAGGTCCGTCTCGAGGACTGGACCAACTCCCTCGGGTGGGACTGGGTCCTCTCCAGGCAGAGGATCTTCGCCACCCCCGTCCCCATCTGGGAATGCAAGAAGTGCGGCCATGCCGTCTGCGCCACCGAGGAGCAGGCCAGGAACTACGTGGACCCCACCGAGGACAAAGCTCCTGTCGACAAGTGTCCCGAGTGCGGGTGTACCGAGTTTATCGGATGCACCGACGTGTTCGACACCTGGATGGACTCCTCCGGTTCTTCTCTGTACAACACCTTCTGGGAGAGGGATCCCGAGCTCCACAAGAAGCTCTTCCCCATGTCCATGAGGCCCCAGTCCCACGATATCATCAGGACCTGGGCATTCTACTCCATCCTCAGGGCGGAGCAGATCGAGGAATGCATCCCCTGGAAGGACATCATGATCCACGGATTCATCATGGCCCCCGACGGAACCCCCATGCACTCCTCCATCGGAAACGTCATCGACCCCATACCCATCCTCGAGAAATACGGTGCGGACGCACTGAGGTACTTCGCAGCCAACTGCTCGCTCGGAATCGACCATGCCTTCCGCGAGAAGGATGTCGTCCGCGGCAAGAAGATCGCCATCAAGGTCTACAACCTGGGACAGTTCGTCTCCAGGTACTTCGAGAAACTGACCGCGGCACCCGCCAGGCCCTCCGACCTGAGGACCGCCGACAGGTGGATCATCGGTAAGCTCGCCGAGACCATCAAGAATACCGGCGACTGCCTCGACGTCTACCAGTTCGATAAGGCCATGAAGTATGTCGAGGAGTTCATCTGGCACGTCTTCGCCGACGACTACGTCGAGATGGTCAAGAAGAGGTCCGACGACGCTGTCGTCTACACCCTCTACACCGTGTTCCTCAACGCGATCAAGCTGCTGGCACCCTTCATGCCCCACATCACCGAGGAGGTCTACCAGTCCCACTATGCCAAGTTCGACGGATGCAAATCCGTCCACCTGACCTCCTGGCCCGTCGCCGAGGAGATCGACGCCGAGGCCGTGAAGGCCGGAGACACCGCGGCCGAGTTCATCGCCCAGGTCCGCGCCTGGAAGGCCGAGAGGAAGATCAACCTCGCCGCCGAGATCTCCAGGCTGGAGATCATCGGAGGCAACAGCGCCATGTACAGGATGTCCGCGGAGGATATCCAGCAGGGAGTCAACGCCAAGGAGTTCGAGATCGCTGAGAAGGCCGACCTGGTCGAGAAGGTCGCCGAGGTCAAACCCGTCTACGGAAAGCTCGGTCCCGCCTTCAAGGACAAGGCCAAGTCCATCGTGGCCGCCCTCAAGGCAGCTGCCCCCGAGGATATCGCAGCTCAGATCGCAACCGGCAAGGTCGTCCTGCAGGCCGACGGCGAGAGCGTCGAGCTCGGACCCGAGTTCTTCGAGGTCAAGAAGATCCTTTCCCTCAACGGCAGGGAGGTATCCACCATACAGTGCGGCGATGCCCTCCTGGTCATCGAGCAGTAA
- a CDS encoding DEAD/DEAH box helicase domain-containing protein codes for MSAEVAGCCSDQVIHMISKFTKLGLSEDLAKALDEMGWEEPSPIQQEAVPFGLNGYDLIAQAQTGTGKTGAFGSIIISNIPSEQQKPSAIVLAPTRELAVQVSEELNKMAAYTGHVCVAIYGGARIERQVDELEAGCDIVAGTPGRVRDMIERGYLDLTTIKVIVMDESDRMLDMGFIDDIEFIFKACPEKRQMLMFSATMPEDIKRLASDYMRKPKEINVSKDDIPLDLIDAYYISVGRRNKSWALTRILDIDKPKALIFCQTIKMVDTLEQRLKQYNYKVEAIHGDMAQGKREKVMNDFRSGKTDLLIATDVAARGIDIDDINYVINYDMPEQIDTYIHRIGRTGRAGNRGTAVSFVTSEEEFLIREFELRTGIKIERRDVPEAEEGARDTIRKVVDYDQLSDPFGMVTFSINLGKKDGLGKVKLADHINKIGHIMDAAIGKINLGEEESTVEVHRDFGNRMLMDVPKVKYRGKKVIVKVIER; via the coding sequence ATGTCTGCGGAAGTCGCAGGCTGTTGTTCAGATCAAGTGATTCATATGATCTCCAAATTCACCAAACTCGGATTATCCGAGGACCTAGCAAAAGCATTGGATGAGATGGGATGGGAGGAGCCGTCCCCCATCCAGCAGGAAGCCGTCCCCTTTGGACTCAACGGATACGATCTCATCGCACAGGCACAGACCGGTACCGGTAAGACCGGAGCATTCGGATCCATCATCATTTCCAACATTCCCTCTGAGCAGCAGAAGCCCAGCGCAATCGTACTCGCACCCACCAGGGAGCTGGCCGTGCAGGTCTCCGAGGAGCTCAACAAGATGGCCGCATACACCGGTCATGTCTGCGTCGCCATCTACGGAGGAGCACGCATCGAGAGGCAGGTCGACGAGCTGGAGGCCGGATGCGATATCGTGGCCGGAACCCCCGGACGTGTCAGGGACATGATCGAGCGCGGATACCTCGACCTCACCACCATCAAGGTCATCGTTATGGACGAGTCGGACCGCATGCTCGACATGGGTTTCATCGACGACATCGAGTTCATATTCAAAGCCTGCCCCGAGAAGCGCCAGATGCTGATGTTCTCCGCCACGATGCCCGAGGACATCAAGAGGCTCGCATCCGATTACATGAGGAAACCCAAGGAGATCAACGTCTCCAAGGACGACATCCCCCTCGACCTCATCGATGCATATTACATCAGCGTCGGCAGGAGGAACAAGTCCTGGGCCCTCACCCGTATCCTCGACATCGACAAGCCCAAGGCGCTCATCTTCTGTCAGACCATCAAGATGGTCGACACCCTCGAACAGAGGCTCAAGCAGTACAACTACAAGGTGGAGGCCATCCACGGAGACATGGCACAGGGCAAGAGGGAGAAGGTCATGAACGACTTCAGGAGCGGCAAGACCGACCTCCTCATCGCCACCGATGTCGCCGCCAGGGGTATTGACATCGATGACATCAACTACGTCATCAACTACGACATGCCCGAGCAGATCGACACCTACATCCACAGGATCGGAAGGACCGGAAGGGCCGGAAACAGGGGTACCGCAGTATCCTTCGTCACCTCGGAGGAGGAGTTCCTCATCCGTGAGTTCGAGCTCAGGACCGGAATCAAGATCGAGAGGAGGGACGTTCCCGAGGCAGAAGAGGGTGCCCGCGACACCATCAGGAAGGTCGTCGATTACGATCAGCTCTCAGATCCCTTCGGAATGGTCACCTTCAGCATCAACCTCGGAAAGAAGGACGGTCTCGGAAAGGTCAAACTCGCCGACCACATCAATAAGATCGGCCACATCATGGACGCAGCTATCGGAAAGATCAACCTCGGGGAGGAGGAATCCACCGTCGAGGTCCACCGCGATTTCGGCAACCGCATGCTGATGGATGTCCCCAAGGTCAAGTACAGGGGAAAGAAGGTCATCGTCAAGGTCATCGAGAGGTGA
- a CDS encoding NADPH-dependent FMN reductase, producing MSIVAIISSPEKNGNTEAVVNRIAESAKANGQETQVFHLNTMTNKKGCQACFGCKAKGRCVQKDDLTPVLDAIREADGIILSTPVYFGEACGQYRLLEDRFFGFLDGSFALNMPAGKKVAIVVAAGTAGADTLANKIEGVMTNLFKCQCVGKITFNTANNKSFAAENSDVMTQADAIGKKF from the coding sequence ATGAGTATCGTTGCTATCATCTCCAGTCCCGAGAAAAACGGGAACACCGAAGCCGTGGTAAACAGGATCGCTGAGTCAGCCAAGGCAAACGGACAGGAAACACAGGTATTCCACCTCAACACCATGACCAACAAGAAGGGCTGTCAGGCATGCTTCGGATGCAAGGCTAAGGGCCGCTGCGTGCAGAAGGACGACCTCACCCCCGTGCTCGATGCCATCCGCGAGGCGGACGGAATCATCCTCTCCACCCCCGTATACTTCGGAGAGGCCTGCGGACAGTACAGACTCCTCGAGGACAGGTTCTTCGGATTCCTCGACGGTTCCTTCGCTCTCAACATGCCCGCCGGAAAGAAGGTCGCCATCGTCGTCGCCGCAGGTACCGCAGGTGCGGACACCCTCGCCAACAAGATCGAGGGAGTTATGACCAACTTATTCAAGTGCCAGTGTGTCGGAAAGATCACCTTCAACACTGCCAACAACAAATCCTTCGCAGCCGAGAACTCCGACGTGATGACCCAGGCCGACGCGATCGGAAAGAAATTCTGA
- a CDS encoding dimethylamine corrinoid protein yields the protein MAFEAESKALYDAMVAVKLPGIIDAVNKADAAGMAPTAIIDAMSAGMTEVGVLFQKGRLFLPHVLSAAAGMNKAMEILGPKLASAGGSTEKLGLAVMGTVEGDVHDIGKSICSTMLQCAGFEVHDLGRDVPTQKFIDEIKGGCNFCGMSALMTTTMTVMKTIIDITKEQGLRDKVTMMVGGAPITQIYCDKIGADIYGETANETTDKAKKVAQDA from the coding sequence ATGGCATTTGAAGCAGAAAGCAAAGCTCTCTACGATGCAATGGTAGCTGTCAAGCTCCCTGGCATCATCGATGCAGTCAACAAAGCAGACGCCGCCGGAATGGCCCCTACCGCCATCATCGACGCAATGTCCGCTGGAATGACCGAGGTCGGAGTTCTTTTCCAGAAGGGAAGGCTCTTCCTGCCCCACGTTCTCTCCGCAGCAGCCGGAATGAACAAGGCAATGGAGATCCTTGGCCCCAAGCTCGCATCCGCCGGAGGATCCACTGAGAAACTCGGACTTGCAGTTATGGGAACCGTCGAGGGAGATGTCCACGACATCGGAAAGTCCATCTGTTCCACTATGCTCCAGTGCGCCGGATTCGAGGTCCACGATCTCGGACGTGACGTACCCACCCAGAAATTCATCGATGAGATCAAGGGAGGATGCAACTTCTGTGGAATGTCCGCTCTCATGACCACCACCATGACCGTCATGAAGACCATCATCGACATCACCAAGGAGCAGGGCCTCAGGGACAAAGTCACCATGATGGTCGGCGGAGCCCCCATTACCCAGATCTACTGTGACAAGATCGGTGCAGACATTTACGGAGAGACCGCAAACGAGACCACCGACAAGGCAAAGAAGGTCGCACAGGACGCTTGA